In Denitratisoma sp. DHT3, one DNA window encodes the following:
- a CDS encoding cation acetate symporter, protein MKAIFSHPLGRGALGLMLLSVSAAALAAGGDLGQAQKQATNWPAIAMFGVFVAFTLAITKWAAARTKSAADFYAAGGGITGFQNGLAIAGDYMSAASFLGISSMVFAKGYDGLLYSIGWLVGWPIITFLIAERLRNLGKYTYADVASFRLAQTPVRSMAATGTLVVVAFYLIAQMVGAGQLIKLLFGLDYMTAEIIVGVLMVSYVLFGGMLATTWVQVIKAVMLLAGATFMAGAVLWQNGMSPEAMFAKAVTVFQEANKVSDGKVIMGPGSLIKDPVDAVSLGLALMFGTAGLPHILMRFFTVQNAKEARKSVFYATGFIGYFYILTFIIGFGAILFVSTNPEYLDAAKMAVSGKLELKGGGNMAAVHLAHAVGGNMFLGFISAVAFATILAVVAGLTLSGASAVSHDLYANVFARGRSNEQDEIRVSKIATVCLGVVAILLGIVFEKQNVAYMVGLAFAIAASANFPVLILSMYWKGLTTRGAVVGGFVGLISSVTLIVMTKSVWVDTLKMAKEPLIPYTNPAMFSMAAAFFCCWLFSVMDKSSRAAKEQEAFAPQFVRSMTGIGAAGAASH, encoded by the coding sequence ATGAAAGCCATCTTTTCCCATCCCCTGGGGAGGGGGGCGCTGGGCCTGATGCTGTTGTCCGTGTCCGCCGCCGCGCTGGCCGCGGGCGGCGATCTGGGCCAGGCGCAGAAACAGGCGACCAACTGGCCCGCGATCGCGATGTTCGGGGTTTTCGTCGCCTTCACGCTGGCCATTACCAAATGGGCCGCCGCGCGCACCAAGTCCGCGGCGGATTTCTACGCCGCCGGCGGCGGGATCACCGGATTCCAGAACGGCCTGGCGATCGCCGGCGACTACATGTCGGCGGCCTCCTTCCTCGGCATCTCCTCGATGGTCTTCGCCAAGGGCTATGACGGTCTGCTGTATTCCATCGGCTGGCTGGTGGGCTGGCCCATCATCACCTTCCTGATCGCGGAGCGGCTGCGCAATCTGGGCAAGTACACCTACGCCGACGTGGCCTCCTTCCGCCTGGCCCAGACGCCGGTGCGTTCGATGGCCGCGACCGGCACCCTGGTGGTGGTGGCGTTCTACCTGATCGCCCAGATGGTGGGCGCGGGCCAGCTGATCAAGCTGCTGTTCGGCCTCGACTACATGACGGCGGAAATCATCGTCGGCGTGCTGATGGTGTCCTACGTGCTGTTTGGCGGCATGCTGGCCACCACCTGGGTGCAGGTGATCAAGGCGGTGATGCTGCTGGCGGGCGCGACCTTCATGGCCGGCGCCGTGCTGTGGCAGAACGGCATGTCGCCGGAGGCGATGTTCGCCAAGGCGGTGACGGTGTTCCAGGAGGCCAACAAGGTGTCGGACGGCAAGGTCATCATGGGGCCGGGTTCGCTGATCAAGGACCCCGTCGACGCCGTCTCCCTGGGCCTGGCGCTGATGTTCGGCACGGCCGGCCTGCCGCACATCCTGATGCGCTTCTTCACCGTGCAGAACGCCAAGGAGGCGCGCAAGTCGGTGTTCTACGCGACGGGCTTCATCGGCTACTTCTATATCCTGACCTTCATCATCGGCTTCGGCGCGATTCTCTTCGTCTCCACCAATCCGGAGTATCTGGACGCGGCGAAGATGGCGGTGTCCGGGAAGCTGGAACTGAAGGGCGGCGGCAATATGGCGGCGGTGCATCTGGCTCATGCGGTCGGCGGCAACATGTTCCTCGGCTTCATCTCGGCCGTGGCCTTCGCCACCATCCTCGCCGTGGTCGCCGGCCTCACCCTGTCCGGCGCTTCCGCGGTGTCGCACGACCTCTACGCCAACGTCTTCGCCCGGGGCCGCAGCAACGAGCAGGACGAGATCCGGGTCTCCAAGATCGCCACTGTCTGCCTGGGTGTCGTCGCCATCCTGCTGGGCATCGTGTTCGAGAAGCAGAACGTGGCCTACATGGTCGGCCTGGCCTTCGCGATCGCCGCTTCGGCCAATTTCCCGGTGCTGATCCTCTCCATGTACTGGAAGGGTCTGACCACCCGCGGCGCGGTGGTCGGCGGCTTCGTCGGCCTGATCAGTTCGGTGACCCTGATCGTGATGACCAAAAGCGTCTGGGTGGACACCTTGAAAATGGCCAAGGAACCGCTGATTCCCTACACCAATCCGGCGATGTTCTCGATGGCGGCAGCCTTCTTCTGCTGCTGGCTGTTCTCGGTGATGGACAAGAGCAGCCGGGCAGCCAAGGAGCAGGAAGCGTTCGCTCCCCAGTTCGTCCGTTCCATGACGGGCATCGGCGCCGCAGGCGCGGCGAGCCACTGA
- a CDS encoding 3'-5' exonuclease has product MQLFRRLQRRWWRHRLRRPEFRFLFDPPPAGEWVAVDCETTGLDTARDEIIAIGAVRIRGQRILTSERLELIVRPGIALSAPSIRIHRLREMDVRTGLAPEEAIRRFLEFVGNRPLVGYYLEFDVAMLDKLVRPFLGIPLPQEKIEVSALYYDHKYRQNPNTFIDLRFMEILRDLNLPLRDEHDAFNDALMAALAFVKLHRPA; this is encoded by the coding sequence ATGCAGCTATTCCGCCGCCTGCAACGGCGCTGGTGGCGGCACCGGCTGCGGCGCCCCGAATTCCGTTTCCTCTTCGATCCGCCCCCCGCCGGGGAATGGGTTGCCGTGGATTGCGAAACCACCGGCCTCGACACGGCGCGCGACGAAATCATCGCCATCGGCGCCGTCCGCATCCGGGGACAGCGCATCCTGACCAGCGAGCGGCTGGAACTGATCGTCAGGCCCGGCATCGCCCTCAGCGCCCCCAGCATCCGCATCCATCGCCTGCGGGAAATGGACGTACGGACCGGCCTGGCGCCGGAAGAAGCCATCCGCCGCTTCCTGGAATTCGTCGGCAACCGCCCCCTGGTGGGTTACTACCTTGAGTTCGACGTGGCCATGCTCGACAAGCTGGTCCGGCCGTTCCTTGGAATTCCACTGCCCCAGGAAAAGATCGAGGTCTCGGCCCTCTATTACGACCACAAATACCGGCAGAACCCCAATACCTTCATCGACCTGCGCTTCATGGAAATTCTCCGCGACCTGAACCTGCCGCTGCGCGACGAGCACGACGCCTTCAACGACGCCCTGATGGCTGCGCTGGCCTTCGTCAAGCTGCACCGGCCGGCATAG
- a CDS encoding putative nucleotidyltransferase substrate binding domain-containing protein, with product MPKSFNFTAPPFDSLAPRERERVRATLDIGYYRGGETILDVHESPAHLYILIKGSVRQIVGDETVASYGKDDYFDMRSMVAGDSGSRFVAGEEVLAYLLPKEVVKELISGNAQFGALLFSDISEKLNALAERGGRRELQSLLTARVSQAFVRQAHRVSGDTPVTEVVRLLVSRKTSCVLVEDGERLGIFTTTDLQKAALSDQEFSRLQVRNCASFGLITVGIHDFVFDALVTMIRRGVHRLVVLDGDDIHGILEQLDLMSFLTNHSHIISLQIEQAENVESLEAVSPQIQRLISILDGGGVKVELISRLAQELNRQIFAKVWQLVAPPALQDGSCLLVMGSEGRGEQVLRTDQDNALLIADGYRSTDAEAACIRFNQVLERFGYPECPGNIMVRNPLWRQSESDFRQTLRHWVHEPSAESQMNLAIFMDAVAVAGDGEILERTRAYLLSLVNDHQGFLAHFARAIDSFEEPGHWWSRVRHLVGDDDEMIDLKKQGIFPIVHGVRALALESALPQVSTAERLEALTQRQILDRQMVETLIQALHYLMGLKLKFGLRSITVKQAPGNAIRLDELTSVERDILKDCLQQVKRFKTLLRHHFRLDAF from the coding sequence ATGCCTAAATCATTCAACTTCACCGCCCCGCCTTTCGACAGCCTCGCCCCGCGCGAGCGGGAACGTGTCAGGGCGACGCTGGACATCGGCTACTACCGCGGCGGCGAAACGATCCTGGACGTCCACGAATCCCCGGCCCATCTCTACATCCTGATCAAGGGCAGCGTCCGCCAGATCGTCGGCGACGAGACCGTGGCCAGCTACGGCAAGGACGATTACTTCGACATGCGCAGCATGGTGGCCGGCGACAGCGGCAGCCGCTTCGTCGCCGGCGAGGAAGTCCTGGCCTACCTGTTGCCCAAGGAGGTGGTCAAGGAGCTGATTTCCGGCAACGCCCAGTTCGGTGCGCTGCTGTTCTCGGACATTTCCGAGAAACTCAACGCCCTGGCCGAACGCGGCGGCCGCCGTGAGTTGCAGTCCCTGCTCACCGCCCGCGTCTCGCAGGCCTTTGTGCGCCAGGCCCACCGCGTCTCCGGCGACACGCCGGTCACCGAGGTGGTGCGTCTGCTGGTGAGCCGCAAGACCTCCTGCGTTCTGGTCGAGGACGGGGAGCGGCTGGGCATTTTCACGACCACCGATCTGCAGAAGGCGGCCTTGTCGGACCAGGAATTCTCCCGGCTTCAGGTCCGCAATTGCGCCAGCTTCGGCCTGATCACGGTGGGGATCCATGATTTCGTTTTCGACGCCCTGGTGACCATGATCCGGCGCGGCGTGCACCGTCTGGTGGTGCTCGACGGCGACGATATCCACGGCATCCTGGAACAGCTCGACCTGATGAGTTTTCTGACCAACCATTCCCACATCATCTCGCTGCAGATCGAGCAGGCCGAGAACGTGGAGAGCCTGGAGGCCGTATCGCCCCAGATCCAGCGCCTGATTTCCATCCTCGACGGCGGCGGCGTCAAGGTGGAACTGATCTCGCGGCTGGCCCAGGAACTCAACCGCCAGATTTTCGCCAAGGTCTGGCAACTGGTGGCCCCCCCTGCATTGCAGGATGGCAGCTGCCTGCTGGTGATGGGCAGCGAAGGCCGTGGGGAGCAGGTGCTGCGCACCGATCAGGACAATGCGCTGCTGATCGCCGACGGCTATCGGAGCACCGACGCCGAAGCGGCCTGCATCCGTTTCAACCAGGTGCTGGAGCGCTTCGGCTACCCGGAATGCCCCGGCAACATCATGGTGCGCAACCCGCTCTGGCGCCAGTCGGAGAGCGACTTCAGGCAGACCCTGCGGCACTGGGTGCACGAACCCAGCGCCGAATCCCAGATGAACCTGGCCATCTTCATGGATGCGGTGGCGGTGGCGGGCGACGGTGAAATACTGGAGCGGACGCGCGCCTATCTGCTGTCCCTGGTGAATGACCACCAGGGGTTCCTGGCCCACTTCGCCCGCGCCATCGACAGTTTCGAAGAACCGGGGCACTGGTGGTCGCGGGTGCGCCACCTGGTGGGCGACGACGACGAGATGATCGACCTGAAGAAACAGGGCATCTTTCCCATTGTGCACGGGGTACGCGCCTTGGCGCTGGAAAGCGCGCTGCCCCAGGTCAGCACGGCGGAGCGTCTGGAAGCGCTGACGCAAAGACAGATCCTGGATCGCCAGATGGTGGAAACGCTGATCCAGGCGCTGCACTATCTGATGGGCCTGAAGCTGAAGTTCGGCCTGCGCAGCATCACCGTGAAACAGGCGCCGGGCAATGCCATCCGCCTGGACGAACTGACCTCCGTCGAGCGGGACATCCTGAAGGACTGCCTGCAACAGGTGAAGCGCTTCAAGACCCTGCTGCGCCACCACTTCCGCCTGGACGCCTTCTGA
- a CDS encoding response regulator transcription factor, whose amino-acid sequence MRILLAEDDRIIADGLVRSLRKSGFAVDHVQNGVDADTSLLSQQFDLLILDLGLPRLSGIEVLKRLRARKSPLPVLILTAQDGVEERVRGLDAGADDYLTKPFALPELEARVRALTRRGTGQPKRIEVGALAYDQGERVVSVGGQVIDLSSRELALLEMLLLRVGRLVSKEHLADHLCGWGDEVSTNAIEVYVHRLRKKLEPYGVRIATLRGLGYSLEKPADHA is encoded by the coding sequence ATGCGGATTCTGCTGGCTGAGGATGACCGGATAATCGCCGACGGTTTGGTGCGTTCCCTGCGCAAATCCGGCTTCGCCGTCGATCATGTGCAGAACGGCGTCGATGCGGATACGTCCTTGCTGTCGCAGCAATTCGATCTGCTGATCCTGGATCTGGGCCTGCCCCGCCTGTCGGGGATCGAGGTGCTGAAGCGCCTGCGCGCCCGCAAGTCGCCCCTGCCGGTGCTGATTCTCACCGCCCAGGATGGCGTCGAGGAACGGGTGCGCGGCCTGGACGCCGGCGCGGACGACTATCTCACCAAGCCTTTCGCCCTGCCCGAGCTCGAAGCCCGGGTCCGGGCATTGACCCGCCGCGGCACCGGCCAGCCCAAGCGCATCGAGGTCGGCGCGTTGGCTTACGATCAGGGCGAGCGGGTGGTGTCGGTCGGTGGGCAGGTCATCGACCTTTCCTCGCGGGAACTGGCCTTGCTGGAAATGCTGCTGCTGCGGGTGGGACGCCTGGTGAGCAAGGAGCATCTGGCCGACCATCTCTGCGGCTGGGGCGACGAGGTCAGCACCAACGCGATCGAGGTCTATGTGCACCGGCTGCGCAAGAAGCTGGAGCCTTATGGCGTGCGCATCGCCACCCTGCGCGGGCTGGGCTACAGCCTGGAGAAGCCGGCGGATCATGCCTGA
- a CDS encoding sensor histidine kinase, with translation MPERRFRRLQYAFNSLLGEILLWILTLLMLLWAISVVMTYQVADSLANMPYDEQLANEVRGLSRLVAIQQGRVTVNFPNPAREILHADSKDRVYFQILGPDGKLVAGDRDLPPVDPPEAVDGSKVLFRDDSILDDEVRVAYSFLPLIPDREPVLVQVAETRQKRLGLAGRIISGVIVPQFVIVPIAVLLVYLGLSRGITPLQRLQQELHDRLPSDLTPISVSGIPSEIRPILEALNDVMVRLDGNLEAQRRFIADAAHQLKTPLTGLRTQTELALRETSPEAMRRGLEQVAVSAENLSRLTQQLLSLARAEAIGGSGEDFEPVDINELVRSVAHEWADRALARRIDLGLESQGRPLWVRGSPFMLHEMLTNLLDNAIKYTPPGGMVTVRASGDRTDCRIEFEDSGIGIPVEDRQRVFEPFYRALGTGTDGSGLGLTIVKEVCELHRGTVSIDSTATGRGTLVRLSIPAAV, from the coding sequence ATGCCTGAGCGGCGCTTCCGTCGCCTGCAATACGCCTTCAATTCCCTGCTGGGAGAAATCCTGCTGTGGATTCTGACCCTGCTGATGCTGCTCTGGGCCATCAGTGTGGTGATGACCTATCAGGTGGCCGACAGTCTCGCCAACATGCCCTACGACGAGCAACTGGCCAATGAAGTGCGCGGCCTGAGCCGCCTGGTTGCCATACAGCAGGGCCGGGTGACGGTGAACTTTCCCAACCCCGCGCGGGAAATCCTCCATGCCGACAGCAAGGACCGGGTGTATTTCCAGATTCTCGGCCCGGACGGCAAGCTGGTGGCCGGCGACCGGGACCTGCCTCCGGTGGACCCGCCGGAGGCCGTGGACGGGTCGAAGGTCCTGTTCCGCGACGACTCGATCCTGGATGACGAGGTGCGCGTGGCCTACAGTTTTCTGCCCTTGATTCCGGACCGGGAGCCGGTCCTGGTGCAGGTGGCGGAAACCCGCCAGAAGCGGCTGGGCCTGGCCGGCCGCATCATCTCGGGCGTCATCGTGCCCCAGTTCGTCATCGTGCCCATCGCGGTGCTGCTGGTGTACCTCGGGCTGTCGCGCGGGATCACGCCGCTGCAACGCCTGCAACAGGAGTTGCACGATCGCCTGCCGTCCGATCTGACGCCGATCAGCGTCAGCGGCATTCCCTCCGAGATCCGCCCCATCCTGGAGGCCTTGAACGACGTGATGGTGCGCCTGGACGGTAACCTGGAGGCCCAGCGCCGCTTCATCGCGGATGCGGCGCACCAGTTGAAGACGCCGCTCACCGGGTTGCGCACCCAGACCGAACTGGCGCTGCGCGAGACCTCTCCCGAAGCCATGCGGCGGGGCCTGGAACAGGTGGCGGTGAGCGCGGAAAACCTTTCCCGCCTCACCCAGCAACTGCTTTCACTGGCCCGGGCGGAAGCCATCGGCGGCAGTGGGGAGGATTTCGAGCCGGTGGATATCAATGAGCTGGTGCGCAGCGTGGCCCACGAATGGGCCGACCGTGCGCTGGCGCGGCGCATCGATCTGGGGCTGGAATCGCAGGGGCGGCCGCTTTGGGTGAGGGGCAGTCCGTTCATGCTTCATGAAATGCTGACCAACTTGCTCGACAACGCCATCAAATACACGCCGCCGGGCGGAATGGTCACGGTGCGCGCCAGTGGGGACCGCACGGACTGCCGCATCGAGTTCGAGGATTCGGGGATCGGCATCCCCGTGGAGGATCGGCAACGGGTCTTCGAACCTTTCTATCGCGCGCTGGGCACGGGAACCGATGGCAGCGGCCTGGGCTTGACCATCGTCAAGGAGGTCTGCGAACTGCACCGGGGGACGGTATCGATCGACAGCACCGCGACTGGCAGGGGCACTTTGGTGCGGCTGAGCATTCCGGCTGCTGTTTGA
- a CDS encoding MFS transporter — MANGSASQTLGQGSSPSAGQPSRGISREEGKVIFASSLGTVFEWYDFYLYGSLAAIISKHFFSGVNETTAFIFALLAFAAGFAVRPFGAIVFGRLGDLIGRKYTFLVTILIMGLSTAVVGMLPTYAQIGVAAPIILISLRLLQGLALGGEYGGAATYVAEHAPPGKRGLFTSFIQTTATLGLFLSLLVIMVCRITLGKEFDEWGWRIPFLISILLLIVSVYIRMQLNESPIFEKMKAEGKASKAPLTESFARWDNLKVVIMVLLGGTAGQAVVWYTGQFYALFFLLQTLKVDPQTANLLIAGSLVIGTPFFVLFGALSDKIGRKPIIMIGCLLAALTYFPIFKAITEYGNPDIFKAQQNSPVVVVADPAQCSFQFDPVGKAKFTSSCDLAKSWLAKKSIPYANETAARGTVASIKIGTTVISSFEGTGMAADQFKARNADFTKAMDAAIKAAGYPSKADPEKINIPMVLLLLTILVIYVTMVYGPIAAWLVELFPARIRYTSMSLPYHIGNGWFGGFLPTVAFAMVAATGDIYYGLWYPILISIMTAILGTLFLPETKDREIHHEA, encoded by the coding sequence ATGGCGAACGGATCTGCAAGCCAAACCCTCGGCCAGGGCTCATCTCCCTCGGCCGGACAACCGTCCCGGGGCATCAGTCGGGAGGAAGGCAAGGTTATTTTCGCGTCATCCCTGGGCACGGTGTTCGAATGGTACGACTTCTATCTTTATGGCTCCCTGGCGGCCATCATCAGCAAGCATTTCTTCTCCGGCGTCAATGAGACCACGGCATTCATCTTCGCCCTCCTGGCCTTTGCCGCCGGCTTCGCGGTGCGCCCCTTCGGCGCCATCGTGTTCGGCCGCCTGGGCGATCTGATCGGCCGAAAATATACGTTCCTGGTGACCATCCTGATCATGGGCCTGTCGACCGCGGTGGTGGGCATGTTGCCCACCTACGCGCAGATCGGCGTGGCCGCACCGATCATCCTGATCTCGCTGCGCCTGCTGCAGGGCCTGGCGCTGGGGGGCGAGTACGGCGGCGCCGCCACTTATGTGGCCGAACACGCGCCCCCCGGGAAGCGGGGGCTATTCACCAGCTTCATCCAGACCACGGCCACGCTCGGCCTGTTCCTTTCCCTGCTGGTGATCATGGTTTGCCGGATTACCCTGGGCAAGGAGTTCGACGAATGGGGCTGGCGGATTCCGTTCCTGATCTCGATCCTGCTCCTGATCGTTTCGGTCTACATCCGGATGCAGTTGAACGAGTCGCCGATCTTCGAGAAGATGAAGGCCGAAGGCAAGGCCTCCAAGGCGCCGCTGACCGAGTCCTTCGCCCGCTGGGACAATCTCAAGGTCGTCATCATGGTTCTGCTGGGCGGCACCGCCGGGCAGGCGGTGGTCTGGTACACGGGGCAGTTCTACGCCCTGTTCTTCCTGCTGCAAACCTTGAAGGTCGATCCGCAGACCGCGAACCTGCTGATCGCCGGTTCCCTGGTCATCGGCACGCCATTCTTCGTCCTGTTCGGCGCCTTGTCCGACAAGATCGGCCGCAAGCCCATCATCATGATCGGCTGCCTGCTGGCGGCGCTGACCTATTTCCCGATCTTCAAGGCCATCACCGAATACGGCAATCCTGACATCTTCAAGGCCCAGCAGAACAGCCCGGTGGTGGTGGTGGCCGATCCGGCACAGTGCTCGTTCCAGTTCGACCCCGTCGGCAAGGCCAAATTCACCAGCTCCTGCGACCTGGCGAAGAGCTGGCTGGCGAAGAAATCGATCCCCTACGCCAATGAAACTGCGGCGCGGGGGACCGTTGCCTCCATCAAGATCGGCACCACGGTGATCTCCAGCTTCGAGGGCACCGGAATGGCGGCGGACCAGTTCAAGGCCAGGAACGCCGACTTCACCAAGGCGATGGACGCGGCGATCAAGGCTGCCGGCTATCCGTCCAAGGCGGATCCGGAAAAGATCAACATTCCGATGGTTCTGCTGCTGCTGACGATCCTGGTGATCTATGTGACCATGGTCTACGGCCCCATCGCCGCCTGGCTCGTGGAGCTCTTCCCGGCACGCATCCGCTACACTTCGATGTCGCTGCCCTATCACATCGGCAATGGCTGGTTCGGCGGCTTTCTGCCGACGGTGGCCTTCGCCATGGTGGCGGCGACGGGCGACATTTACTACGGGCTCTGGTATCCGATCCTGATCTCGATCATGACCGCGATACTGGGAACCCTGTTCTTGCCGGAGACCAAGGACCGCGAGATCCATCACGAAGCGTGA
- a CDS encoding metallophosphoesterase family protein produces the protein MAFFADVHSNLEALDACLAHARSRGVEQFVFLGDLVGYNADPEAVLSLAMDLVRREAAVAVQGNHDAAVAGAGHERMNAAAAQAIDWTRKRLPVPMIEFLAGLPLSIRQGQMLFVHASAASPGRWIYVTDTLRAAHSMEAAQATHIFCGHVHDPVLYYMGADHRPQPFIPVYGIPIPVGRHRHWLAMVGSCGQPRDGDPAARYVEMDTSRALMTFYRVPYDHLTAARKVREAGLPEEFARRLETGS, from the coding sequence TTGGCTTTTTTTGCGGACGTGCATAGCAATCTGGAGGCGCTCGACGCATGCCTCGCACATGCGCGCAGTCGGGGCGTCGAGCAATTTGTCTTCCTCGGCGATCTGGTCGGCTACAACGCCGATCCGGAAGCCGTCCTGTCCTTGGCGATGGATCTGGTGCGGCGGGAGGCCGCGGTCGCGGTCCAGGGCAACCACGATGCCGCCGTCGCCGGCGCCGGCCATGAGCGTATGAACGCCGCCGCCGCGCAGGCGATCGACTGGACGCGGAAGCGGCTGCCGGTACCGATGATCGAATTTTTGGCTGGCCTGCCGCTCAGCATCCGACAGGGCCAGATGCTGTTCGTCCATGCCAGCGCGGCCTCGCCCGGACGTTGGATCTATGTGACCGATACGCTGCGGGCCGCCCACAGCATGGAGGCCGCCCAGGCGACTCATATTTTTTGCGGCCACGTTCACGATCCGGTGCTGTACTACATGGGCGCCGATCACCGGCCCCAGCCCTTCATTCCCGTGTATGGCATCCCCATTCCGGTGGGGCGCCACCGCCATTGGCTGGCCATGGTCGGCTCTTGCGGACAACCGCGGGACGGAGATCCGGCGGCCCGCTACGTCGAGATGGATACGAGCCGGGCGCTGATGACTTTTTATCGCGTGCCGTACGATCACCTGACGGCTGCCCGCAAGGTCCGCGAGGCCGGCTTGCCGGAGGAGTTCGCCAGGCGGCTCGAAACCGGAAGCTGA
- a CDS encoding bifunctional serine/threonine-protein kinase/universal stress protein has translation MYPYLEAGDEIDGLRVLSRIHAGGMALLYRVEGGGTDYPLILKVPRLGQGDGAVAVVSYEVERMMLAALSGPHVPRLAAVGDLERLPYLAMEFIDGPSLKELAEQAPLPPEKLAKPMAAVATAVHHLHQQKLAHLDLKPSNVMFRRNGQAVLIDLGLAHHAHFPDLLAEEFRKPIGSAPYMAPEQVVGVRCDPRSDIFAVGAMLYELATGRLPFGAPDSVRGLRRRLYEAPPPPRVVDPAVPPWLQEIILHCLEVDADRRYATAAQLAFDLLHPDQVVVGARGRLTTHDGWLTRLQRRVVAAGYEPAPCPQMGRRPLVSVVLVGVDTQVRGEQQIEALQQMVRRTAEDEDQVRIALATVIRPHPLLGSSYVEESGGKTHIRHLVELRHWARSIGIPEQRLTYHVLEDDDPAQALLDYARANRVDHILIGASTPGSGIERGLRPFLGSVASRIAQEAPCSVTIVRPEY, from the coding sequence ATGTATCCCTATCTGGAAGCCGGCGACGAGATCGACGGTTTGCGCGTTCTCAGCCGTATCCACGCCGGCGGCATGGCGCTGCTGTATCGCGTCGAGGGCGGTGGGACTGATTATCCCCTGATCCTCAAGGTTCCCCGCCTGGGGCAGGGGGACGGCGCGGTCGCGGTGGTGAGCTACGAGGTGGAGCGGATGATGCTCGCGGCGCTGTCCGGCCCCCATGTGCCGCGCCTGGCGGCGGTCGGCGACCTGGAGCGGCTGCCGTATCTGGCGATGGAGTTCATCGATGGCCCTTCCCTCAAGGAACTGGCCGAGCAGGCGCCCCTACCGCCGGAAAAGCTGGCCAAGCCGATGGCGGCGGTGGCGACGGCCGTTCACCATCTGCATCAGCAGAAACTGGCGCATCTGGATCTCAAGCCCTCCAATGTGATGTTCCGCCGTAACGGGCAGGCCGTGCTGATCGACCTGGGGCTGGCCCATCACGCCCATTTCCCCGACCTGCTGGCGGAGGAGTTCCGCAAGCCCATCGGCTCGGCGCCCTACATGGCGCCGGAGCAGGTGGTGGGCGTGCGCTGCGATCCGCGCAGCGACATCTTCGCCGTGGGGGCGATGCTCTATGAACTGGCCACGGGCCGCCTGCCGTTCGGTGCGCCGGACAGCGTGCGGGGATTGCGGCGGCGCTTGTATGAAGCGCCGCCGCCGCCGCGGGTGGTCGATCCGGCGGTGCCGCCCTGGCTACAGGAAATCATTCTGCACTGCCTGGAGGTGGACGCGGACAGGCGTTACGCCACGGCGGCGCAACTGGCGTTCGATCTGCTGCATCCGGATCAGGTGGTCGTCGGCGCGCGGGGCCGGTTGACCACCCACGACGGCTGGCTGACCCGCCTGCAACGCAGAGTGGTGGCGGCGGGTTACGAGCCGGCGCCTTGCCCCCAAATGGGGCGCCGGCCCCTGGTTTCGGTGGTGCTGGTGGGCGTCGACACCCAGGTCCGGGGCGAGCAGCAGATCGAGGCCCTGCAACAGATGGTCAGGCGGACCGCCGAGGACGAGGACCAGGTTCGGATCGCCCTGGCGACGGTGATCCGACCGCATCCGCTGCTGGGCAGCAGCTATGTGGAGGAAAGCGGCGGCAAGACCCATATCCGCCATCTGGTGGAGCTGCGCCACTGGGCCCGCAGCATCGGCATCCCGGAGCAGCGGCTGACCTACCACGTGCTGGAGGACGACGATCCCGCCCAGGCGCTGCTCGACTACGCGCGCGCGAATCGGGTCGATCACATTCTGATCGGCGCTTCCACGCCGGGAAGCGGCATCGAGCGGGGTCTGCGGCCGTTTCTGGGAAGCGTCGCTTCGCGGATCGCGCAGGAGGCGCCGTGCAGCGTGACCATCGTGCGCCCGGAGTACTGA
- a CDS encoding PP0621 family protein — translation MPILLKWLGLILVIWLVYAVWRRSTPRAPRGERETPRSEAMVACSHCRLYVPRTEACFSGEGQPYCCPQHRRLGPKQ, via the coding sequence GTGCCGATTTTGCTAAAGTGGCTGGGATTGATACTGGTGATCTGGCTGGTCTATGCCGTGTGGCGCAGGTCCACGCCGAGAGCTCCGCGCGGCGAGCGCGAGACACCCAGGAGCGAGGCCATGGTGGCCTGTTCTCATTGCAGGCTGTACGTGCCCCGGACGGAGGCCTGCTTCAGCGGCGAGGGGCAGCCTTATTGCTGCCCGCAGCATCGCCGCCTGGGACCGAAGCAGTGA